Within Streptomyces sp. SS1-1, the genomic segment CGGCGGCTGGGCCGGACTGCGCGACCTCGCCGCGCGGACCGCCGGCGCCCTGAAGCAGCGCGGCCTGCGCAAGGTCACGCTCTCCTACGACACCACGCTCTACGCCGGCTCCGAACGACACGTCATCGGCAAGAACAGCAACCTCGCCCCCGTCAGCGCCCTGATGGCCGACGAGGGCCGCCTCGACGACTCGAGCAGCGGCACCGCGGACCGCAGCGACGACCCCGCCAAGGACACGGCGGAACGGTTCGCCGGCCTCCTCGCCGACCACGGCGTGCGCGCCGGCGCCCCCGGCCCCTCCAAGGCCACCAACCGCGCCGAGTCCCTCGCCCAGGTCACCTCGCCCCCGCTCACCGCCCTGGTCGAACGCATGCTGACCAACAGCGACAACGACATCGCCGAGGCCCTGGCCCGCCACACCGCCCTCGCGAGCGGCGAGCGCCCCGACTTCGCGGGCGGCGGCAAGGCCATCGCGGCCCGGCTCGGCAAGCTCGGACTGCCCGTCTCCGGCGTCACGTTCCGGGACGGCAGCGGCCTCGACCGGCGCGACGCCCTCACCGCCGACCTCCTCACCGCCCTGCTCGCCCACGCCGCCGACCCCGCCCACCCCGAACTGCGCGCCGCCCTCACCGGCCTGCCCGTCGCGGGCTTCACCGGCACCCTCACCAGCCGCTACGCGGACGGGGCCGCGGGCGTCGTCCGCGCCAAGACCGGCACCCTCACCGGCGTCAACACCCTGGCCGGCACCGTCGTCGACCAGGACGGACGCCTGCTCGCCTTCGCCTTCCTCGCCTCCGACACCACCGACCGGGACGCGGCCCAGTCCGCCCTCGACCGGGCCGCCACGGCCCTCGCCTCCTGCGGCTGCCGGTGACCGGCCCCCGGCACCGGCCCGGGGGACGTCCGCTCGCACGCCCTGCCCCGACCGGGAACGCTCACGTACGGTTGACGCATGACGAGCATCGGTGGTGCTGCTTCTTCTCAGATGGTCGACTGGAACCTCGCGGTGGCGACCGCGACCCGGTTCGTACGGCCGGGCCCCGAGGTCAGCCGCGACGAGGCCAGGGCCGTCGTCGCGGAACTGCGCCGGCACGCGAAGTCCTCCGAGGAACACGTCCGCGGGTTCACCCGCATGGGCACCGAGGAGATCCACGACACCCCGGTCCTCGTCGTCGACCGGCCCGGCTGGATCCGGGCCAACATCGCCGGGTTCCGCGAGATCCTCAAGCCCCTGCTGGAGAAGATGCAGGAGCGCCGGGGCAGCGGCACCGGCCAGGCCGTCCTCGGCGCGGTCGGCGGCAAGGTCACCGGCGTCGAGCTCGGGATGCTGCTGTCGTTCCTGGCCTCCCGCGTCCTCGGCCAGTACGAGACCTTCGCCCCCGCCACCCGTGACCTCCCCGCCGGGGAGCACGGCGGCGGCCGGCTGCTCCTCGTCGCCCCGAACATCGTCCACGTCGAACGCGAACTCGACGTCCACCCGCACGACTTCCGGCTGTGGGTGTGCCTCCACGAGGAGACCCACCGCACGCAGTTCAGCGCCGTGCCCTGGCTGCGGGACCACCTCGAGGGCGAAATCCAGTCTTTCCTCGGCGAGACCGACGTCGACCCCATGACCGTCCTGGAGCGGGTCCGCGAGGCCGCCCAGTCCCTGGCCGGCGGCCGGCCCGAGGCCGAGGAGGACGACGGCGGGCGCTCCTTCGTCGAACTCGTCCAGACCCCCGCCCAGCGGGAGATCCTCGGCCGCCTCACCGCCGTGATGTCCCTCCTGGAGGGCCACGCCGACTTCGTCATGGACGGCGTCGGCCCCGCGGTCGTGCCCTCCGTCGCCGAGATCCGCGAGAAGTTCCAGCAGCGGCGCGCCAAGGGCGCCTCCCGGCTCGACACCGCCCTGCGCAAGCTGCTCGGCCTCGACGCCAAGCTCCGCCAGTACCGCGACGGCGAGCGCTTCGTCCGGGCCGTCGTCGACGAGGTCGGCATGGACGGCTTCAACCGCGTCTGGACGTCCCCGAACACCCTGCCCACCAAGGCGGAGATCGCCGCCCCGGCGGACTGGATCTCCCGTGTGCACCGCAAGGCCGACGGATGACACCCCCGGCCCGCCGCGCCGCGCACCGCGCATCTCATACGACGGTCGTGAACCGAAACCGGCCGACGGCAGGGGAACGCCCCTCCAATCACCCGTCCGAGGGACCGTGAGCCATGGGTAGGCGTGCAATGCTCGGGGAACGGCCCGCTTCTGTCACCATCTACACACTCTGAGTGACCGAGCTCGGCCACATCCCCGGACAACTTCATGAAGGGAACCGGACATGGGTCCCCATCCTGCGGTCGCGGCGATACGCCTGGCGGTTCGCCGCGTACTCCACGACCTCCTCACCGAACACAACCGCACCACCGACGTCCCCGCCCCCGGCAGCCGCGCCCCCCGGCCGCAGGCACCGGCCGTGACGCCGGTCGCCGCCGCGCGCGTCGCCCGCGACACCGCGCGTGAGACGGCGTACGACCTCCCCGGCCCGGCCCAGCGCACCCCCCGGCGCGCCACCCCGCACGAGCGAACCCCCTCCCCGCTCGTCCTCGTGGCCTGCTCCGGCGGCGCCGACTCCATGGCCCTCGCCTCCGCCCTCGCCTTCGAGGCCCCCAAAC encodes:
- the dacB gene encoding D-alanyl-D-alanine carboxypeptidase/D-alanyl-D-alanine-endopeptidase produces the protein MVVPELRPWRAAGPRVTRLANAVRPRLTRAADALRPRLARATRPKTWQYTACAATAGLALAATVVTAVGPWDSTGQRTAERDRAAARERTGGTDHGRDAAPPGARDKGPRPAPSAGAVLTALGAGAGHAGSVPDGKALATVLGPLLDAPGLGRRTGAAVVDVATGRRLYGEGASEALTPASTTKIATAVAALTAMGPDHRLTTRTVLEPDTKELVLVGGGDPTLTAREKTGGWAGLRDLAARTAGALKQRGLRKVTLSYDTTLYAGSERHVIGKNSNLAPVSALMADEGRLDDSSSGTADRSDDPAKDTAERFAGLLADHGVRAGAPGPSKATNRAESLAQVTSPPLTALVERMLTNSDNDIAEALARHTALASGERPDFAGGGKAIAARLGKLGLPVSGVTFRDGSGLDRRDALTADLLTALLAHAADPAHPELRAALTGLPVAGFTGTLTSRYADGAAGVVRAKTGTLTGVNTLAGTVVDQDGRLLAFAFLASDTTDRDAAQSALDRAATALASCGCR
- a CDS encoding zinc-dependent metalloprotease; this encodes MTSIGGAASSQMVDWNLAVATATRFVRPGPEVSRDEARAVVAELRRHAKSSEEHVRGFTRMGTEEIHDTPVLVVDRPGWIRANIAGFREILKPLLEKMQERRGSGTGQAVLGAVGGKVTGVELGMLLSFLASRVLGQYETFAPATRDLPAGEHGGGRLLLVAPNIVHVERELDVHPHDFRLWVCLHEETHRTQFSAVPWLRDHLEGEIQSFLGETDVDPMTVLERVREAAQSLAGGRPEAEEDDGGRSFVELVQTPAQREILGRLTAVMSLLEGHADFVMDGVGPAVVPSVAEIREKFQQRRAKGASRLDTALRKLLGLDAKLRQYRDGERFVRAVVDEVGMDGFNRVWTSPNTLPTKAEIAAPADWISRVHRKADG